The DNA region GTGCCCAGGCCGATGACCAGTTTCGCCGCCGTTGCCGCCACCTCCGGCTGCGGCAAAACCTCCGCCAGATCGGTGGCCGCGATGTGGCCAATCGCGTGGCCCTGGGCCTGCAAATCGTTCAACACGGCGACGCGCTCGGCACTCAACGCCTCTGCCAGAACTGCCTTGTCGATGCGCCAGTCCAGATTGGTCAGGGTGCCGACCCCGTCATGGACAGGCCCCGCCATTGCGACGCAAACCCCTGTAATAAAGGTATGATTCTGGCTACTGTCGCCCAGATACCGGGCGATGACAGAGCCTATTCCATCAAACTCGGCATTGCGGTAGCGCCGCACGCTATCGACCTGGACCTCGGCCCCATGGGCCAGGGCCACACGGGTGTTGGTGCCACCGATATCGGCCACCAGCGAAAGAGCTGCGGGAACCATGAAAGATCTTCCTTAACGTGGCCGAGCGCCACCACTGTGCCAACGAGGTGCGGTCAGCGCCACCAATTTGCTAATGCGTGATAGGACGCTTTGGGCGTCCGTGCCAAGGTCTCAAAATCCACATGGACGAGGCCGAAGCGTTTCTCGTATCCCAAAGCCCACTCATAATTGTCCATCAGGGACCACACGTAATAGCCCGCAACGGGGGCGCCGTCGGCAATCGCGGCCTGAACGCTGTGCAGGTGGTCGGTCAGATAGGCGATCCGGTCGGGGTCGGGCGTGGTGGCGGACGCCATGCCGTTTTCGGTGACATAGATCGGCAGATCACCAGTGTATTCGCGGGCGGTGCGGGTCAGAAAATCCTGCAACCCCTGCGGGTAGACCTCCCACCCCATGTCGGTCAGGGGGCCTTGGGTGGGCGCATAGGCATAGGCGGGCCAGGGGTCATCGGTCGCGCTGATGCGTTTGTTGGTGTAGTAATTCACCCCCACCCAATCGAGCGGTGAGCGGATGGTGGCGAAATCGTCCTGCCAGCCATCGGGCAGGTGGGGCTCCAACCCCTCCATCACCTCTGCCGGGTAGTCGCCCTTGAACAGCCCGCCCAGAAAGAAGCGGTTGTAGATCGCGTCATAGCGCGCGGCGGCGGCGATGTCGGCATCGCTGTCGGTGTTGGGCATGGCCCATTCAAAATTGCACACGGCCCCGAGGTTTTTCACGCCCAGACCTTTCATGACCTGGATCGACCGCCCGTGGCTGACCAGCACGTGGTGCATGGCCCGCGCGGTGGCGCGGATATCACGCAGTCCCGGCGCGTGGTGGCCCTCAAAATGCGACAGCCAACTGACGCACCACGGCTCATTGATCGGAGCGGCGGACCAGGTGCGGTCGCCGATGCGGGACATGATGGTCTCGGTGTAGTCGGCAAACCAATCGGGCATGTCGGCGTTGCGCCAGCCGCCCCTATCGGCCAGCGCCTGCGGCAATTCCCAGTGATAGAGCGTGACGGCGGGCGCGATGCCCCGCTCCAGCAGCCCATCGACGAGGCGATCGTAGAAATCGAGGCCGTCCTTGTTGGCCGCTCCACGCCCCTCCGGCATCACCCGCGCCCAGGAGGTGGAGAACCGGTAGACGTCCGCGCCCAGATCGCGGATCAGGTCCAGATCCTCGTCCAGCCGGTTCAGGTGGTCGCAGGCCCGCGCGCCGTCCTCAAACCGCACGACATTGCCGGGCGTGGCGGCAAAACTGTCCCAATGGGTCAGGCCCGCGCCGCCCTGGGCGTGCCCCTCGATCTGGTAGGCGGAGGTCGCGACCCCGAAGCGAAAGCCCTCCGGGAAATCGGAGCGTTTGAAATCCATGATTGTGTCCTTCGCTGGGGGCTGCTGCACCGTTGGGCGCGCTAGGTTGGAGCGGGTCCCGTGGACCGTCCGAGGGTAAGATCAGTCTCCCAGATCTCCTGAATATGGGGCTGGTCGGGATCGTCGATGAGGCTGAGCAGGATCTCCGCGCACCGCCGCCCCGCCGCACGGATGGAGGAGCGGGTGGCAGTAAAGGCCGGCCCTTCCGGGGCGTTCATGCCATCGTTGTCGATATAACTCAGCACGTCGTCATGGCAGATGATCGAGATGTCGTGGCCGGTGCGCAGCCCGCGCTCTCCGGCGGCGCGACGCACGCCGATGGCCGGAATGATCGACGAGACGACAAAGGCCGTGGGCGCGTCATCGCGGTCCAGCAGCGCGCGCGCCGTGCGATAGCCGTATTGCTCCGTCATGACGTCCGAATGCAGGAAGTCGGGACGGGGGGTCAGGCCCCGGGCGGTCAGGGCCTCTTCAAACCCGCGCCGACGGCGCAGGGCGAAATCCAGCGTCTCCTGTCCATTCAAAAGCGCGATCCGTCGGTGCCCCAGATCCAGCAGAAGATCGGTGGCGCGGCGGAAGGCGCGGACGTTGGCGACGTCGAGCCAGCTGTAGCCCTGCGGATCCGCGGTGCGGCCATGGATCAGGAAGGGCAGCCCGAGATCTTTCAGCAGCGGCACGCGCGCATCATCCAATGTGGGCGCCTGCACCATGACCGCATCGACCGACGCATTGGCCGCCATCTGCCTGTAGGCGGCTTCGGTGCAATCTGCGGGGACCATCGACAGGTGCAGGTCGAACCCGTCCTTGCCATAGACTTCCCCCGCACCGGCGATGAAATCGGCAAAGATCGGGTTCACCAACTCCTCCCGCCCGTTAAGCGGCATCACATGACCGATGGCCATGGCGCGGCCCGTTGCCAGCCTGCGGGCCCGCGAGTTGGGCAGGTAGTTCGCCGCCTCTGCCGCCTTCTGCACCCGCAGGCGCGTCGCTTCGCGCACCTCGGGGTAGCCATTCAAAGCGCGGCTGACGGTGGTCTGGCTCAGCCCGAGAGATTCGGACAACTCCCTGAGGTTCATGGTTGCGGCGTCTTTCAAAGCGCTTGGAATTTCGGCGAAAGGTATGCAAGGGGCGGGGCCAATGTCAAAGAAACAATTTCACGCGCAGCCTTCTGGAATTGAATATTTGCCCTGAAAACGGGCGAATTTTGCGAAATGCCAGAGACTCGTTGACTTAACTCTTTGCATGCGCAAATGTGCCGCCACCCCAAAGCGCTTTGAAAAATGCGCGCTGGGACCTGATATGCGACTGCCGCGGCTGGATGCGACCCTGCACGGGCGCGCGGCGAACTGACTGGGAGGTCACCAATGAAGAAGATCTATCTGGCGAGCGCCGCCGCGCTCGCTCTCTCTGCCAGTGGCGCGCTTGCTGATGGCCATATCAACCACATTTTCCCCGTGGGTGAGGGCGAGTTCAACTGGGACAGCTACACCGCCTATGCCGATGCCTTTGACCTGTCCGGTCAGGAATTGACGATGACGGGCCCGTGGACCGGCGATGACGCGGAGCTTGTAAACGCCGTTCTCGACTATTTCGAAAGTGCGACCGGCGCGACGGTGCAATATTCCGGCTCCGACAGCTTTGAAACGGACATCGTCGTTGCGACGCAGGCGGGCTCTGCCCCCAACATCGCGGTGTTCCCGCAGCCCGGCCTGATGACAGACCTCGCATCGCGCGGGTTCCTGACACCTCTAGCGCCCGAGACCGCCGATTGGGTCCGTGAAAACTATGCCGCAGGTGAATCCTGGGTGTCGCTTGGCACCGCAGCCAACGCCGCCGGTGAAGAGGCGCTGTACGGTTTCTTCTACAAGGTCGATCTGAAATCCCTGGTCTGGTATTCGCCCGAGGCGTTTGACGAGGCGGGCTATGACATCCCCGAGACGATGGAAGACCTGCTGGCGCTCAACGATCAGATCGTCGAAGACGGCGCGACGCCATGGTGTATCGGTCTGGGATCAGGTGGTGCCACGGGCTGGCCCGCGACCGACTGGGTCGAAGACATCATGCTGCGCACCCAATCGCCCGACGTCTATGACGCCTGGGTCGCCAACGAGATCCCCTTTGACGCGCCCGAAGTGGTCAACGCCATCGAGACGTTCGGCGTCTTCGCCCGCAACGGCGATTACGTGAATGGCGGTGTGGAGGCGGTGTCGTCCACCGACTTCCGCGAAAGCCCCCTGGGCCTCTTCACCTTCCCGGCGGAATGCTACCTGCACCGTCAGGCGTCGTTCATCCCGACATTCTTCCCCGAAGATGCGGATGTGGACTTCTTCTACTTCCCCGCGTTTGAAGGCGAAGATCTGGGTTCGCCCGTCTTGGGCGCCGGCACTCTGTTCGGCATCACCCAGGACAGCGAAGCGGCACAGGCATTCATGGCGTTCCTGCAAACGGAAATCAGCCACGAGGTCTGGATGGCGCAGTCAGGCTTCCTGACACCGCATACCGGCGTGAATTCGGAGCTGTTCGCATCCGACACGCTGCGCCAGATGAACGACATCCTGCTGGGGGCCACGACGTTCCGCTTTGATGCCTCTGACCTGATGCCGTCTGAAATCGGACAGGGTATCTTCTGGTCCGGCATGGTCGATTATGTGGGTGGCGAAGATGCCGCCTCCGTCGCGGCCCGGATCCAGGACCGTTGGGCTGAAATCCAGTAAGTCGCTGACTTGAAAAACACTGTCTCTGGCCCGGGATGTGGGCCAGGGACAAAACCCGGTCCCGCAGAGGACCCGCCCGGCGCAGCGCATGTGCCACCAGCATAACGGGGGGAGGGCGCGCGCATGTCGCCAATTCTACAAGGCATCATCACCATTATCGTCGGTGTCGGCGGGTGTGTCGGCTACTTCTACTTCGCCAACCTCTTCCTGGATAAGGTTCTGTTCCCGGCCAAGGGGCCGAATGCAGGGCGCAACATCAATCGCGCCAACCAGATTCGCCCCTGGGTGTTTCTGTTTCCGGCGATCTTCGCGCTTGGCCTCTACCTGATGTATCCGGTCGTGGGCTCGTTCATCCGGTCCCTCTATGACCGGTCGGGCGACGAGTTTGTGGGGGCGGGCAATTATATACGCCTGTTCAACAACCCCGATTTCCGCACCGCGTTTCTGAACAACATTCTCTGGGCGCTTGTGGTGCCCGCCTTGTCCACCTTCATGGGCCTTCTGATCGCGCAGCTCACGGACCGCCTGAAATGGGGCAACATCGCCAAGTCGATCATCTTCATGCCGATGGCGATCTCCTTCGTGGGTGCCTCGCTGATCTGGAAGTTCGTCTACGCGCAGGACCCCGATCTGGGGATCATCAACGCGATCCGAACCTCCTTTGGCGGCGATCCGGTGGACCCGCTTCAGATCCCGTTCTGGAACAACTTCCTGCTGATGTTCATTCTGGTGTGGATCCAGACGGGCTTTGCCATGGTGATCCTGTCCGCCGCCCTGCGCGGTGTGCCCGAAGAAACCATCGAGGCCGCGATCATCGACGGGGCCAACCCGTTTCAGGTGTTCTTCAAGATCAAGGTGCCGCAGATCATCGGCACCATCGTCGTGGTCTGGACCACGATTACCATCCTTGTCCTGAAGGTCTTCGACATCGTCTACACGATGACCGGCGGCAATTACGGGACCGAGATTCTGCCGTCCTTCATGATGGATTTCATGTTCCGCGACGATGGGCAGGCAACGGCTGTGGCCTTCGTGATCATGCTGGTGGTTCTGCCGGTGATGATCTGGAACATTTTGCAAGCCCGTAAGGAGATGCGTTAAGATGGATAACATTGCAGGACAGAAATCCGGCCTCTCCATCGTCACCAATGTCGCCGTGTTCCTTATCGTGCTGGCATGGCTGATCCCGACCGTGGGCCTGTTCGTCAGCTCGTTCCGGGACCGCGACCAGATCAGCGTTTCGGGCTGGTGGGAAGCGCCGTTCTCAGTAGAGCTGACCTATCGCACCCGGGCCGATGATACGCCGACCCGCGATGGCGATCTGTACGTGGCGGAAGGCAACATCTTCGAGACCGGAGAGGTGCAGGATCAGTTCACCTCCGGCGCGAATTCCATCGCGGCCTTCGGTCTGCGCGGCCGGGAGCCCGGGGCCTTTACAGCGGGCGAGACGGTGGACAACCGCGACGGGGGCACCGTGGTGGTGAATGCCGACGGCTCCTACGTCTACACATCGCCGGAACCCTTGGATGACAGGGGACCGAGGCTGTATTTCCTGGCGGAATCGCCGCCTGATTTCACCATGTCCAACTATGCCGAGGTCTTGACCGGTCTGGACGAGGATGAACGGGCCCAGGAAATTGCCACGGGGGCCACCTTCGGCGAGCTGTTGTTCGAGGAGGCGGGGATCTTCCGCAACTTCATCAACACGTTGACCGTGACGATCCCGGCCACGATCATCCCCATCCTGATCGCGGCCTTTGCGGCATATGCCTTGGCCTGGATGGATTTTCCGGGGCGCGGGCTGATCATTGCCTGCGTCGTGGGCCTGCTCGTGGTGCCGCTACAACTTGCGCTGGTGCCGCTTCTCAACCTGCACAACCAGGTGGGGATCGGGCAGTCGTTTCTGGGGATATGGCTGGCCCATACCGGCTTTGGATTACCACTGGCCGTGTATTTGTTGCGAAATTACATGGTCGGCCTGCCGCGTGATATCATCGAGTCGGCCAAGGTCGACGGTGCGACGGATTTCCAGATCTTCACCAAGATCATCCTGCCGCTGTCCTTCCCGGCGCTGGCGTCGTTTGCGATCTTCCAGTTCCTGTGGACGTGGAATGACCTGCTGGTGGCCAAGGTGTTCTTGCCATCGACCGGCGATGCGCAGGTGATGACCGTGAAGATCGCGGACGATCTTCTGGGCTCTCGCGGGGGCGATTGGGGGATTTTGGCTACGGCGGCGTTCGTGTCCATCGCGATCCCGCTGGTCGTGTTCTTCTCCATGCAGCGCTATCTGGTGCGCGGCCTTCTGGCGGGATCGGTGAAGTGAGGGGGCGTGGGATTGCGCCGCTTCGCTGTGGCGCGCGACACCTCCTCGCGGCTTCGCCCGCTCCTCGCAGCCGTTATGTGACAGCGTTCCCGATGAGACGACCTTCATGACCAAGATGCAGAACATGACACCGGATCAGATCCTGGCCCACGACGCCGATTGGTGGCGCGGCGCGGTGATCTATCAGATCTATCCGCGCAGCTATCAGGACAGCAACGGCGACGGGATCGGCGACCTGAACGGGATCACCCAGCGCCTGTCGCATATCCAGTCGCTTGGCGTGGATGCGATCTGGATCTCACCGTTCTTCACCTCTCCGATGAAGGATTTCGGCTACGACGTCAGTGATTATTGCGATGTCGACCCGATGTTCGGATCGCTCAGCGATTTCGACGTGCTGATCGAGACGGCCCATGCCCTTGGGCTGAAGGTGATGATCGATCTGGTGCTGTCCCACACCTCGGACGTGCATCCGTGGTTCATCGAAAGCCGGGCGGACCGCGACAATGAGCGGGCCGATTGGTTTGTCTGGGCCGAGCCGAAGGAAGACGGCACGCCGCCCAACAATTGGTTGTCGATTTTCGGCGGCTCTGCCTGGCAATGGGACGCGCGGCGCGAGCAATATTACCTGCACAATTTCCTGACCTCCCAGCCGGACCTGAACTTCCATTGTCCGGCGGTGCAGGATGCGCTTCTGGATGTGGTGCGCTTCTGGCTGGATCGCGGGGTGGATGGCTTCCGCCTCGATACGATCAACTTCTACTTCCACGATGATGAGATGCGCTCGAACCCGGCGCTGCCCAAGGACAAGCGCGACGACACCATCGCGCCCTCGGTGAACCCGTATAACCACCAGCTGCACGTCTATTCCAAGAACCAGCCGGAGAACCTGGACTTCCTCAAACGCTTCCGCGCCGTGCTGGATGAATATCCCGCCGCCACGGCTGTGGGGGAGGTCGGTGACGCCCAGTTCGGGCTGGAGATCATGGGCCAGTACACGGCGGGCGATGACATGGTCCACATGTGCTACAGCTTCGAGTTTCTGGCCAAGGATCGCCCCACCGCGGCGCGGTTTGCCGATGTCATGACCCGGATTGACGAGGCCGCCCCCGATGGATGGGCCTGCCTCGCGTTTTCCAACCACGACGTGATGCGCCACGCGACCCGGTGGGAGTTGCCGCCGGCGGCGATGCGGGCGCTGACGACATTGATGATGTGTTTGCGCGGCTCCCTCTGCCTCTATCAGGGCGAGGAATTGGGCCTGCACGAGGCCGACGTGCCGTTCGAGGCGCTGCAAGATCCCTATGGCATCGAGTTCTGGCCTGAATTCAAGGGCCGCGACGGGTGCCGCACGCCGATGGTGTGGGAACCCTCAAACCAGAACGGTGGCTTTTCCAGCGCGCAGCCCTGGCTACCGGTCAGCCACGAACATCTGACCCAATCGGTGGCCGCGCAGGAAGCGGATCCCGGATCGCTGCTGCACCATTACCGCCGGGCCATCGGCTTCCGCCATGCGCATAATGCCCTGCTGAAGGGGGCCCATGCGGATGTGCAGGCCACCGGCGATGTGTTGCACTTCACCCGGACCGACGGCGACGAGACGTTGTTTATCGCAATCAACCTCTCCGGTGAGCCTGCGGCCATCGACGCGCCAGCAGGCAATTGGGTGCAAATCGGACAAGAACTCGGATCGACCGGCCCTGCGCCGGACGGAAAATATCACCTCGGCCCATGGCAGCCTGCGCTTGCGCTGCGCGTGGCGGGCTAACACGAAGGGGACAAACCATGGCGAACCTGAAACTCACCGATGTCGAAAAGACGTATGGCGGAACCGTGCAGGTGCTGCGCGACATCAACCTGGACATTGAACAGGGCGAATTGATCGTCTTTGTGGGCCCGTCGGGCTGCGGCAAATCCACATTATTGCGGATGATTGCGGGTCTGGAAAAAATCACCGGCGGCGAGTTGGTGATCGACAACGATGTCGTCAATGACGTTCCCCCGTCGGAGCGGGGCATCGCGATGGTGTTCCAGTCCTACGCCCTTTATCCGCACATGACAGTGCGCGATAA from Jannaschia sp. CCS1 includes:
- a CDS encoding carbohydrate ABC transporter permease yields the protein MDNIAGQKSGLSIVTNVAVFLIVLAWLIPTVGLFVSSFRDRDQISVSGWWEAPFSVELTYRTRADDTPTRDGDLYVAEGNIFETGEVQDQFTSGANSIAAFGLRGREPGAFTAGETVDNRDGGTVVVNADGSYVYTSPEPLDDRGPRLYFLAESPPDFTMSNYAEVLTGLDEDERAQEIATGATFGELLFEEAGIFRNFINTLTVTIPATIIPILIAAFAAYALAWMDFPGRGLIIACVVGLLVVPLQLALVPLLNLHNQVGIGQSFLGIWLAHTGFGLPLAVYLLRNYMVGLPRDIIESAKVDGATDFQIFTKIILPLSFPALASFAIFQFLWTWNDLLVAKVFLPSTGDAQVMTVKIADDLLGSRGGDWGILATAAFVSIAIPLVVFFSMQRYLVRGLLAGSVK
- a CDS encoding substrate-binding domain-containing protein is translated as MNLRELSESLGLSQTTVSRALNGYPEVREATRLRVQKAAEAANYLPNSRARRLATGRAMAIGHVMPLNGREELVNPIFADFIAGAGEVYGKDGFDLHLSMVPADCTEAAYRQMAANASVDAVMVQAPTLDDARVPLLKDLGLPFLIHGRTADPQGYSWLDVANVRAFRRATDLLLDLGHRRIALLNGQETLDFALRRRRGFEEALTARGLTPRPDFLHSDVMTEQYGYRTARALLDRDDAPTAFVVSSIIPAIGVRRAAGERGLRTGHDISIICHDDVLSYIDNDGMNAPEGPAFTATRSSIRAAGRRCAEILLSLIDDPDQPHIQEIWETDLTLGRSTGPAPT
- a CDS encoding GH1 family beta-glucosidase codes for the protein MDFKRSDFPEGFRFGVATSAYQIEGHAQGGAGLTHWDSFAATPGNVVRFEDGARACDHLNRLDEDLDLIRDLGADVYRFSTSWARVMPEGRGAANKDGLDFYDRLVDGLLERGIAPAVTLYHWELPQALADRGGWRNADMPDWFADYTETIMSRIGDRTWSAAPINEPWCVSWLSHFEGHHAPGLRDIRATARAMHHVLVSHGRSIQVMKGLGVKNLGAVCNFEWAMPNTDSDADIAAAARYDAIYNRFFLGGLFKGDYPAEVMEGLEPHLPDGWQDDFATIRSPLDWVGVNYYTNKRISATDDPWPAYAYAPTQGPLTDMGWEVYPQGLQDFLTRTAREYTGDLPIYVTENGMASATTPDPDRIAYLTDHLHSVQAAIADGAPVAGYYVWSLMDNYEWALGYEKRFGLVHVDFETLARTPKASYHALANWWR
- a CDS encoding carbohydrate ABC transporter permease, whose translation is MSPILQGIITIIVGVGGCVGYFYFANLFLDKVLFPAKGPNAGRNINRANQIRPWVFLFPAIFALGLYLMYPVVGSFIRSLYDRSGDEFVGAGNYIRLFNNPDFRTAFLNNILWALVVPALSTFMGLLIAQLTDRLKWGNIAKSIIFMPMAISFVGASLIWKFVYAQDPDLGIINAIRTSFGGDPVDPLQIPFWNNFLLMFILVWIQTGFAMVILSAALRGVPEETIEAAIIDGANPFQVFFKIKVPQIIGTIVVVWTTITILVLKVFDIVYTMTGGNYGTEILPSFMMDFMFRDDGQATAVAFVIMLVVLPVMIWNILQARKEMR
- a CDS encoding ABC transporter substrate-binding protein, coding for MKKIYLASAAALALSASGALADGHINHIFPVGEGEFNWDSYTAYADAFDLSGQELTMTGPWTGDDAELVNAVLDYFESATGATVQYSGSDSFETDIVVATQAGSAPNIAVFPQPGLMTDLASRGFLTPLAPETADWVRENYAAGESWVSLGTAANAAGEEALYGFFYKVDLKSLVWYSPEAFDEAGYDIPETMEDLLALNDQIVEDGATPWCIGLGSGGATGWPATDWVEDIMLRTQSPDVYDAWVANEIPFDAPEVVNAIETFGVFARNGDYVNGGVEAVSSTDFRESPLGLFTFPAECYLHRQASFIPTFFPEDADVDFFYFPAFEGEDLGSPVLGAGTLFGITQDSEAAQAFMAFLQTEISHEVWMAQSGFLTPHTGVNSELFASDTLRQMNDILLGATTFRFDASDLMPSEIGQGIFWSGMVDYVGGEDAASVAARIQDRWAEIQ
- a CDS encoding alpha-glucosidase; its protein translation is MTKMQNMTPDQILAHDADWWRGAVIYQIYPRSYQDSNGDGIGDLNGITQRLSHIQSLGVDAIWISPFFTSPMKDFGYDVSDYCDVDPMFGSLSDFDVLIETAHALGLKVMIDLVLSHTSDVHPWFIESRADRDNERADWFVWAEPKEDGTPPNNWLSIFGGSAWQWDARREQYYLHNFLTSQPDLNFHCPAVQDALLDVVRFWLDRGVDGFRLDTINFYFHDDEMRSNPALPKDKRDDTIAPSVNPYNHQLHVYSKNQPENLDFLKRFRAVLDEYPAATAVGEVGDAQFGLEIMGQYTAGDDMVHMCYSFEFLAKDRPTAARFADVMTRIDEAAPDGWACLAFSNHDVMRHATRWELPPAAMRALTTLMMCLRGSLCLYQGEELGLHEADVPFEALQDPYGIEFWPEFKGRDGCRTPMVWEPSNQNGGFSSAQPWLPVSHEHLTQSVAAQEADPGSLLHHYRRAIGFRHAHNALLKGAHADVQATGDVLHFTRTDGDETLFIAINLSGEPAAIDAPAGNWVQIGQELGSTGPAPDGKYHLGPWQPALALRVAG